A single region of the Streptomyces sp. NBC_00425 genome encodes:
- a CDS encoding ABC transporter ATP-binding protein, whose amino-acid sequence MIRFENVSVTYAGVAEPAVAGVDFEIPEGELVLLAGPSGVGKSTLLGAVSGLVPHFTGGTLRGRVTVAGRDTRTHRPRELADVVGTVGQDPLSHFVTDTVEEELAYGMESLGLPPEVMRRRVEETLDLLGLAGLRDRPIATLSGGQQQRVAIGSVLTPHPRVLVLDEPTSALDPAAAEEVLAVLLRLVHDLGTTVLLAEHRLERVLQYADQVALLPAPGAAPVLGAPADVMAVSPVFPPVVALGRLTDWSPLPLTVRDARRRAAGLRERLAAREAPRDTGNAPVVTHGDIHGGSAAATAEPVPASVVESPAQKSAPAPAPVAEPPAQTPSARLRARRLLRRAPAPFLSRSRSSSRSPEAPTAPAPPAEARALGVRRAGVQALRGVDLSVAPGETVALMGRNGAGKSTLLNTFVGLVEPSAGTVRVSGAVPHRASPRDLVRRVGLVPQEPRDLLYADTVAAECAAADRDAGAEPGSCRALVSELLPDIGDGVHPRDLSEGQRLTLALAVVLTARPPLLLLDEPTRGLDYAAKARLVAVLRGLAAAGHAIVLATHDVELAAELAHRVVLLAEGEVIADGPTAEVVVSSPSFAPQVTKILAPQRWLTVTQVREALR is encoded by the coding sequence GTGATCCGTTTCGAGAACGTCTCCGTGACGTACGCCGGCGTCGCCGAACCCGCCGTCGCCGGCGTCGACTTCGAGATTCCCGAGGGTGAACTCGTGCTGCTGGCGGGCCCGTCGGGGGTGGGCAAGTCGACGCTCCTGGGCGCGGTCAGCGGCCTCGTCCCGCACTTCACCGGCGGCACCCTGCGGGGCCGGGTCACGGTCGCCGGCCGTGACACCCGCACCCACAGACCGCGTGAACTCGCCGACGTCGTCGGCACCGTGGGCCAGGACCCGCTCTCGCACTTCGTGACGGACACGGTCGAGGAGGAACTCGCCTACGGCATGGAGTCGTTGGGCCTCCCGCCGGAGGTGATGCGCCGGCGCGTCGAGGAGACCCTGGACCTGCTCGGCCTGGCCGGCCTGCGCGACCGCCCCATCGCCACCCTCTCCGGCGGCCAGCAGCAGCGTGTCGCGATCGGCTCGGTGCTCACCCCGCACCCCCGGGTGCTCGTCCTGGACGAACCGACGTCCGCGCTCGACCCGGCCGCCGCCGAGGAGGTCCTCGCGGTCCTGCTCCGGCTGGTCCACGACCTCGGGACGACCGTGCTGCTGGCGGAGCACCGGCTGGAGCGCGTCCTGCAGTACGCCGACCAGGTCGCCCTGCTGCCCGCCCCCGGCGCGGCCCCCGTACTCGGCGCACCGGCGGACGTCATGGCCGTGTCCCCGGTGTTCCCGCCGGTCGTCGCCCTGGGCCGGCTGACGGACTGGTCGCCGCTGCCGCTGACCGTGCGCGACGCCCGCCGAAGGGCCGCCGGCCTGCGGGAACGCCTCGCCGCACGGGAAGCCCCCCGAGACACCGGCAACGCGCCCGTCGTCACACACGGCGACATACACGGCGGGTCGGCGGCAGCGACGGCGGAACCTGTGCCTGCGTCGGTCGTCGAATCGCCGGCGCAGAAGTCAGCACCGGCACCGGCACCGGTCGCCGAACCCCCGGCACAGACGCCGTCCGCGAGGCTCCGGGCCCGTCGCCTCCTGCGCCGCGCCCCTGCCCCTTTCCTTTCCCGTTCCCGTTCGTCTTCCCGTTCCCCGGAGGCGCCCACCGCTCCCGCGCCCCCCGCCGAGGCCCGTGCCCTGGGCGTCCGCCGGGCCGGCGTCCAGGCGTTGCGCGGCGTCGATCTCTCCGTCGCGCCCGGCGAGACCGTCGCCCTCATGGGCCGCAACGGCGCCGGCAAGTCGACGCTGCTCAACACGTTCGTCGGCCTGGTCGAGCCGTCCGCCGGAACGGTCCGCGTGTCGGGTGCCGTCCCGCACCGCGCCTCGCCCCGCGATCTGGTCCGCCGCGTCGGACTGGTCCCGCAGGAGCCGCGCGACCTGCTGTACGCCGACACGGTCGCCGCCGAATGCGCGGCCGCCGACCGGGACGCAGGGGCCGAGCCCGGCTCCTGCCGCGCCCTGGTCTCGGAGCTGCTGCCCGATATCGGGGACGGCGTCCACCCCCGCGACCTCTCCGAGGGCCAGCGCCTCACCCTCGCGCTGGCCGTCGTCCTCACCGCGCGCCCGCCGCTCCTCCTCCTCGACGAGCCGACCCGCGGCCTGGACTACGCGGCGAAGGCCCGCCTGGTCGCCGTCCTGCGCGGGCTGGCCGCGGCCGGTCACGCGATCGTGCTGGCCACGCACGACGTGGAACTCGCCGCGGAACTGGCCCACCGGGTGGTGCTGCTCGCCGAGGGCGAGGTCATCGCGGACGGCCCGACGGCCGAGGTCGTGGTCTCCTCGCCGTCCTTCGCCCCGCAGGTGACGAAGATCCTGGCCCCGCAGCGGTGGCTCACGGTCACGCAGGTGAGGGAGGCGCTGCGATGA
- a CDS encoding prenyltransferase/squalene oxidase repeat-containing protein yields MNVRRSAAALAAATVVLGAAVPAVAATPSPVPSTAKPAGLYGTSDPTYDGVWRQSLALLAQHTVGVTPADEAVAWLSGQQCANGAFAAFRADPAGPCDAKLMTDTNSTAAAVQALTALGGHRAAADKAVGWLKSVQNADGGWGYSAGGASDANSTSVVAGALAAAGQQPAQVRKAGKSPLDALGKLSLPCGGDGGGAFAYQPDKKGALVANADATAAGVLGALGEGFAATAAKTSAVPVCGGTPGALTPADLARNGAAHLAAAVTATGHLTSALPGAEDQPDYGNTADAVVALAAQGAAEQAAKPLAWLRQNAAAWAKQSGPAAYAQLVFAARATGADPRAFGGTDLVAQLNATGPTPQATSPAGDARKKTDADTDKKSDSGSGYSVWLIVGVFLVAGIGIGFLISARGRKRQP; encoded by the coding sequence ATGAACGTCCGCCGTAGCGCCGCGGCACTCGCCGCCGCCACCGTCGTGCTGGGCGCAGCAGTCCCCGCCGTGGCCGCCACTCCGTCCCCCGTCCCGTCCACGGCGAAGCCCGCCGGGCTGTACGGGACCTCCGACCCGACCTACGACGGCGTCTGGCGTCAGTCGCTGGCCCTGCTCGCGCAGCACACCGTGGGCGTCACCCCCGCCGACGAGGCGGTGGCGTGGCTGTCCGGGCAGCAGTGCGCGAACGGCGCCTTCGCCGCGTTCCGCGCCGATCCCGCGGGGCCCTGCGACGCGAAACTGATGACGGACACCAACAGCACGGCCGCGGCCGTCCAGGCGCTGACCGCCCTCGGCGGTCACCGGGCAGCGGCGGACAAGGCGGTCGGCTGGCTGAAGTCCGTCCAGAACGCCGACGGCGGCTGGGGCTACTCCGCGGGCGGGGCGAGCGACGCGAACTCGACGTCCGTCGTGGCGGGGGCGCTGGCGGCGGCCGGGCAGCAGCCCGCGCAGGTGCGGAAGGCCGGGAAGTCGCCGCTCGACGCGCTCGGGAAGCTCTCCCTTCCGTGCGGCGGGGACGGCGGCGGCGCGTTCGCCTACCAGCCGGACAAGAAGGGCGCCCTCGTGGCCAACGCGGACGCGACGGCGGCGGGCGTGCTCGGCGCCCTCGGCGAGGGCTTCGCGGCGACGGCCGCAAAGACCTCGGCGGTCCCCGTGTGCGGCGGCACGCCCGGCGCGCTCACCCCGGCCGACCTCGCCCGCAACGGCGCCGCCCACCTCGCCGCGGCGGTCACCGCGACCGGCCACCTCACGTCGGCCCTGCCCGGCGCCGAGGACCAGCCCGACTACGGCAACACCGCGGACGCGGTCGTCGCGCTCGCCGCCCAGGGCGCGGCCGAGCAGGCGGCGAAGCCCCTCGCCTGGCTGCGGCAGAACGCGGCGGCCTGGGCGAAGCAGAGCGGCCCGGCCGCCTACGCCCAGCTGGTCTTCGCGGCCCGCGCCACGGGCGCCGACCCGCGCGCCTTCGGCGGCACGGACCTGGTCGCACAGCTGAATGCGACGGGCCCGACCCCGCAGGCCACCTCGCCGGCCGGCGACGCCCGTAAGAAGACCGACGCCGACACCGACAAGAAGAGCGACTCGGGTTCCGGCTACAGCGTCTGGCTGATCGTCGGCGTCTTCCTCGTCGCCGGCATCGGCATCGGGTTCCTGATCAGCGCACGCGGCCGGAAGCGGCAGCCGTGA
- a CDS encoding phosphotransferase gives MLMPAMGRPLASATGRLLGSGRTADLYEIDEAWVLRRDRNGWGDAVAEAAVMAHVRAHGYPAPAVRPPVSRADLVMERLDGPTMLQAFTAGTLDAGEAGRMLAGLLRALHAVPGRGSDGTRVLHLDLHPDNVILVPEGPRVIDWANAEEGDPGLDWGTSAVILAQVAVSAEPVAASARAMLTALLADPSGLTGEGLAEALRRRAGNPTMSPQETEILAPAAELVRSLTA, from the coding sequence ATGCTCATGCCAGCGATGGGGAGGCCGCTCGCGTCGGCCACGGGGAGACTGCTCGGCTCGGGCCGCACGGCCGACCTCTACGAGATCGACGAGGCCTGGGTGCTGCGCCGGGACCGGAATGGGTGGGGCGACGCGGTCGCCGAGGCGGCGGTGATGGCGCATGTGCGCGCGCACGGCTACCCGGCGCCGGCCGTCCGGCCCCCCGTCTCGCGCGCCGACCTGGTGATGGAACGGCTGGACGGGCCGACGATGCTCCAGGCGTTCACGGCGGGCACGCTGGACGCGGGGGAGGCGGGGCGGATGCTCGCCGGGCTGCTGCGCGCTCTGCACGCGGTGCCGGGACGAGGCTCGGACGGCACCCGCGTCCTGCACCTCGACCTGCACCCCGACAACGTCATCCTCGTCCCCGAAGGCCCGAGGGTCATCGACTGGGCGAACGCGGAGGAGGGCGACCCCGGCCTGGACTGGGGGACGTCGGCGGTGATCCTCGCCCAGGTCGCGGTGTCCGCCGAGCCGGTCGCGGCGTCGGCCCGCGCGATGCTGACGGCGCTTCTCGCCGACCCGTCCGGCCTCACCGGGGAGGGGCTGGCGGAGGCGCTGCGGCGACGGGCCGGCAACCCGACGATGAGCCCGCAGGAGACGGAAATCCTCGCGCCGGCAGCTGAGTTGGTCAGGTCGCTGACGGCGTAG
- a CDS encoding IS110 family transposase, translating into MTSVFCGIDWATDHHDIALLDETGTLLAKLRIDDNTAGLTQLLDLLARHGDNPDNPIPVAIETSHGLLVACLRATGRPVYVINPLTAARYRYALSREKSDHLDAKVLAHILRTDPAEHRPLPADSHLAQAITVLARAQQDAVWDRVQNSNRLRSHLREHFPAFLTVFRHFREGLASPACRALLAAAPTPTQAAQLTRPQLQAILKKAGRQREITSEVERLHALLREPQMRQPPLVEQAMGIKTLALLRQFNAACTSADELEAAVVDAFTAHQDAEIITSFPGLGNLTGARVLAELGDDHTRFATARALKAYAGSAPITRSSGRKTTVLARHIKNQRLASAGYNWAFAALTASPGARAHYDHRRAAEERHVAAQRNLFNRLLGCLHHCLTHHIPYDEQTAFPDTT; encoded by the coding sequence ATGACCAGCGTGTTCTGCGGTATCGACTGGGCCACCGACCACCACGACATCGCCCTTTTGGACGAGACCGGCACCCTCCTCGCCAAGCTCCGCATCGACGACAACACCGCGGGCCTCACCCAGCTCCTCGACCTCCTGGCCCGCCACGGCGACAACCCCGACAACCCGATCCCCGTCGCCATCGAGACCTCCCACGGACTCCTGGTCGCCTGCCTGCGCGCCACCGGCCGACCCGTCTACGTCATCAACCCGCTCACCGCCGCCCGCTACCGCTACGCACTCAGCCGCGAAAAGTCCGACCACCTCGACGCCAAAGTCCTCGCCCACATCCTGCGCACCGACCCCGCCGAACACCGCCCCCTGCCCGCCGACAGCCACCTCGCCCAGGCCATCACCGTCCTGGCCCGAGCCCAGCAGGACGCCGTCTGGGACCGCGTCCAGAACAGCAACCGGCTCCGCTCCCACCTGCGCGAGCACTTCCCCGCCTTTCTCACCGTCTTCAGGCACTTCCGCGAAGGCCTCGCCTCACCCGCCTGCCGCGCCCTGCTGGCCGCAGCTCCCACACCCACCCAGGCCGCCCAGCTCACCCGCCCCCAACTGCAGGCCATCCTCAAAAAGGCCGGCCGCCAACGCGAGATCACCAGCGAGGTCGAACGCCTCCACGCATTACTGCGCGAGCCCCAGATGCGTCAGCCGCCCCTTGTCGAGCAGGCGATGGGCATCAAGACCCTCGCCCTGCTCCGGCAGTTCAACGCCGCCTGCACCAGTGCCGACGAGCTGGAGGCCGCAGTCGTCGACGCCTTCACCGCCCACCAGGACGCCGAGATCATCACCAGCTTCCCCGGCCTCGGCAACCTCACCGGCGCCCGCGTCCTGGCCGAACTCGGCGACGACCACACCCGCTTCGCCACCGCCCGCGCACTCAAGGCCTACGCCGGATCCGCCCCCATCACCAGATCCTCCGGACGAAAGACCACCGTCCTGGCCAGGCACATCAAGAACCAGCGCCTCGCCTCAGCCGGCTACAACTGGGCCTTCGCAGCCCTCACCGCATCCCCAGGTGCCCGAGCCCACTACGACCACCGCCGAGCGGCCGAAGAACGCCACGTCGCAGCACAACGCAACCTCTTCAACCGCCTACTCGGTTGCCTCCACCACTGCCTCACCCACCACATCCCCTACGACGAACAGACCGCCTTCCCCGACACCACTTGA
- a CDS encoding MBL fold metallo-hydrolase: MKSSPGGPSTFDHGGGVRSLRVPIPDNPLGHTLVYVVDTDRGPVLIDTGWDDPSAWEALTSGLTACGTSVEALHGVVVTHHHPDHHGLSGKAREASGAWVAMHAADAAIVRRTRGTKPERWYTYMADKLTAAGAPEEHIAPLRTTPARRRTLPGLAPALPDREIVPGEFLDLPGRRLRAIWTPGHTPGHVCLHLEEEHPARLGGQGRLFSGDHLLPEITPHIGLYEDPDDDTVTDPLGDYLDSLERVGRLGAAEILPAHQHPFTDAPSRVRELLAHHEDRLTGLLALLSVPLTAWQVAERMEWNRPWDQIPYGSRNIAVSEAEAHLRRLVKQGRAEAVTGSDPVTYVAV; this comes from the coding sequence ATGAAGAGCAGTCCGGGCGGACCCAGCACGTTCGACCATGGCGGCGGAGTCCGCTCCTTGCGGGTGCCGATCCCCGACAACCCCCTCGGCCACACCCTCGTGTACGTCGTCGACACCGACCGCGGGCCGGTGCTGATCGACACCGGCTGGGACGACCCGTCCGCCTGGGAGGCCCTGACCTCGGGACTGACCGCCTGCGGCACGTCCGTCGAGGCCCTGCACGGGGTCGTCGTCACCCACCACCACCCCGACCACCACGGGCTGTCCGGGAAGGCGCGGGAGGCCTCCGGGGCGTGGGTGGCGATGCACGCGGCGGACGCCGCGATCGTGCGGCGGACCCGGGGGACGAAACCCGAGCGCTGGTACACGTACATGGCGGACAAGCTCACGGCCGCCGGCGCCCCCGAGGAGCACATCGCGCCCCTGCGCACGACTCCGGCCCGCCGCCGCACCCTGCCCGGCCTGGCTCCCGCCCTCCCCGACCGGGAGATCGTCCCCGGCGAGTTCCTCGACCTCCCCGGCCGCCGGCTGCGCGCGATCTGGACCCCGGGCCACACCCCGGGCCATGTCTGCCTGCACCTGGAGGAGGAACACCCCGCCCGGCTCGGCGGTCAAGGCCGACTGTTCTCCGGCGACCACCTGCTCCCGGAGATCACCCCGCACATCGGCCTCTACGAGGACCCGGACGACGACACCGTCACCGACCCCCTCGGCGACTACCTGGACTCCCTCGAACGCGTCGGCCGCCTCGGCGCCGCCGAGATCCTCCCGGCCCACCAGCACCCCTTCACCGACGCCCCCTCCCGCGTACGGGAGTTGCTCGCCCACCACGAGGACCGCCTCACCGGCCTCCTGGCCCTCCTCTCGGTCCCCCTCACCGCCTGGCAGGTCGCCGAACGCATGGAGTGGAACCGCCCCTGGGACCAGATCCCCTACGGCTCCCGCAACATCGCGGTCTCCGAGGCGGAGGCGCACCTGCGCAGGCTCGTGAAACAGGGCCGGGCGGAGGCGGTGACGGGGAGCGATCCGGTGACGTACGTAGCGGTGTGA
- a CDS encoding nuclear transport factor 2 family protein: protein MDPLERLLAERACERLVVDFVHRLDLGEPSTVAELFTEDGSWEWPAGERLVVGRAALREYFGSRPADRLSRRLMANILVTATGPDSAHAVSYFSTHRVDGYEGGVVPAGPPVQVGHYEDAFRRVDGGWLLARRVLFLPFGGPTPHAATPSAT, encoded by the coding sequence ATGGACCCTCTGGAGCGCCTCCTCGCCGAACGCGCCTGCGAGCGCCTCGTCGTCGACTTCGTCCACCGCCTGGACCTCGGCGAACCCTCCACCGTGGCGGAGCTGTTCACCGAGGACGGCAGCTGGGAGTGGCCGGCCGGCGAGCGGCTGGTCGTGGGGCGCGCGGCCCTGCGGGAGTACTTCGGCTCGCGGCCCGCCGACCGGCTGTCCCGCCGTCTGATGGCGAACATCCTCGTCACGGCCACCGGACCGGACTCCGCGCACGCGGTCTCGTACTTCTCGACGCACCGGGTCGACGGTTACGAGGGCGGCGTCGTCCCCGCCGGCCCGCCCGTCCAGGTCGGCCACTACGAAGATGCGTTCCGGCGCGTCGACGGCGGGTGGCTGCTGGCGCGGCGGGTGCTGTTCCTCCCGTTCGGAGGGCCGACACCGCACGCCGCTACGCCGTCAGCGACCTGA
- a CDS encoding TIR domain-containing protein, which yields MSSSNRRIQAALAQNQLTAISRQLEYKADSATRHKCFLSYHAVDAMEVLDFVNTFGDFFTPRAIGVSEDDPVIQSENNDYIMDRIREKYLADTTVTIVMIGKCTWARKFVDWEVYSTLRKDKVNRLSGLMAVQLPSGRASGAPLPARVNENVIRENGEDVGYARYYSYPASDASLRNWIHDAYLARQSRSRLILNGRARKINNSACS from the coding sequence ATGAGTAGCAGCAATCGCAGGATTCAGGCAGCGCTGGCGCAAAATCAACTGACAGCGATCTCGCGACAGTTGGAATATAAGGCGGACAGTGCCACTCGCCACAAGTGCTTCCTTAGCTATCATGCAGTCGATGCGATGGAAGTGCTGGATTTCGTAAATACCTTTGGCGACTTCTTCACCCCCAGGGCAATCGGAGTTTCTGAAGACGATCCGGTGATTCAGAGTGAAAATAATGACTACATTATGGATCGAATCCGAGAGAAATACCTCGCCGATACCACCGTTACCATCGTCATGATAGGAAAGTGCACTTGGGCCAGGAAGTTTGTTGATTGGGAGGTCTACAGCACGCTCCGCAAGGATAAGGTGAATCGCCTTAGCGGCCTGATGGCGGTGCAACTTCCAAGTGGTCGTGCTAGTGGCGCACCTTTGCCTGCTCGCGTAAACGAGAATGTCATACGCGAAAACGGCGAGGACGTCGGATACGCACGGTACTATTCCTATCCTGCCAGCGACGCTTCTCTCCGAAACTGGATTCATGATGCCTATTTGGCGCGCCAGAGCAGAAGTCGTTTGATTCTGAACGGACGCGCTCGCAAGATTAATAACTCTGCCTGTTCGTGA
- a CDS encoding SCO2322 family protein → MTGRRVALLLAALSLLLTGAAGVVGAAGPARAAGYRYWSFWDRAGDRWTYATQGPSTARPADGDVQGFRFAVSADSQDASQPRGAASFAAICARTPAEDGAKRVALVLDFGTAADAPGGETPPAPSPRTACARVSSDATTAEALAAVAKPLRYDANALLCAIAGYPETGCGEQVATDGSTDGSTSGTQPPAPQPKAGGDGSSGGSGGSGPSLGVYGGAAAVAVLAAAAVWQARRRGSRRNG, encoded by the coding sequence GTGACAGGCCGTCGTGTCGCCCTCCTCCTCGCCGCGCTGTCGCTCCTCCTGACCGGCGCGGCCGGCGTGGTCGGCGCCGCCGGCCCGGCCCGGGCTGCGGGCTACCGCTACTGGTCGTTCTGGGACCGCGCCGGCGACCGGTGGACGTACGCGACCCAGGGGCCGTCCACCGCCCGCCCGGCCGACGGCGACGTGCAGGGCTTCCGGTTCGCCGTGAGCGCGGACTCCCAGGACGCGTCGCAGCCGCGCGGCGCTGCCTCGTTCGCGGCGATCTGCGCCCGGACGCCCGCGGAGGACGGCGCCAAGCGCGTTGCCCTGGTCCTCGACTTCGGCACGGCGGCGGACGCCCCCGGCGGCGAGACGCCTCCGGCGCCCTCCCCACGCACGGCGTGTGCCCGGGTGTCCTCCGACGCGACGACGGCCGAGGCGCTCGCCGCCGTCGCGAAGCCCCTGCGCTACGACGCGAACGCCCTGCTGTGCGCGATCGCCGGCTACCCGGAGACGGGCTGCGGGGAGCAGGTGGCGACGGACGGATCGACGGACGGATCGACGAGCGGGACGCAGCCGCCCGCGCCGCAGCCGAAGGCCGGCGGCGACGGCAGCAGCGGCGGCAGCGGCGGCAGCGGTCCGTCGCTCGGCGTGTACGGCGGCGCGGCGGCCGTGGCCGTACTCGCTGCGGCAGCGGTGTGGCAGGCACGACGGCGGGGTTCGCGCCGGAATGGCTGA
- a CDS encoding energy-coupling factor transporter transmembrane component T, protein MADRRSRPQLHPAAWWLWALGLGTAATRTSNPLLLGLLLAVSAYVVAVCRPDTPWARSYAAFLRLALAVLVVRIVFVVVLGSPIPGTHVLVTLPEVPLPHWAQGIRLGGAVTAEGLLFALYDALRLATLLVCVGAANALASPSRLLKTLPGALYETGVAVVVAMTFAPNLIADVHRLRAARRLRGRPDRGVRGLLQVGLPVLEGALERSVALAAAMDARGYGRTADVPAPVRRTTAALTLGGLLGVCAGTYGLLTAAGGAYGLPVLLTGVVAALAGLRLGGRRSPRTRYRPDRWTPRACLVAASGVTVAALLVAAASADPAALHPGVVPLTAPALPLWPAAAVLIGLLPAFVSEEPS, encoded by the coding sequence ATGGCTGACCGCCGCTCCCGCCCGCAACTCCACCCCGCCGCCTGGTGGCTCTGGGCCCTCGGTCTGGGCACCGCCGCCACGCGTACCTCCAACCCGCTCCTCCTCGGCCTGCTCCTCGCGGTGTCCGCCTACGTCGTCGCCGTGTGCCGCCCGGACACGCCCTGGGCCCGCTCCTACGCGGCGTTCCTCAGGCTCGCCCTCGCCGTGCTGGTCGTCCGGATCGTCTTCGTCGTCGTGCTTGGCTCCCCGATCCCGGGCACGCACGTCCTCGTCACGCTCCCCGAAGTCCCGCTTCCGCACTGGGCGCAGGGCATCCGGCTGGGCGGCGCCGTCACGGCCGAGGGCCTGCTCTTCGCCCTCTACGACGCCCTGCGCCTGGCGACCCTGCTGGTGTGCGTGGGCGCGGCGAACGCTTTGGCCAGTCCCTCCCGCCTGCTGAAGACCCTGCCCGGAGCGCTCTACGAGACGGGCGTGGCGGTGGTGGTGGCCATGACGTTCGCCCCGAACCTCATCGCGGACGTCCACCGGCTGCGCGCCGCACGCCGGCTGCGGGGCCGCCCGGACCGGGGTGTGCGCGGCCTGCTCCAGGTGGGCCTGCCGGTCCTCGAGGGCGCGCTGGAACGCTCGGTGGCCCTGGCCGCAGCCATGGACGCCCGCGGCTACGGCCGCACCGCCGACGTCCCCGCCCCCGTCCGCCGGACGACCGCCGCCCTCACCCTGGGCGGTCTGCTCGGCGTCTGCGCGGGAACGTACGGCCTGCTCACCGCGGCCGGCGGCGCCTACGGACTGCCGGTGCTGCTCACCGGGGTCGTCGCCGCCCTCGCCGGGCTGCGCCTGGGGGGCCGCCGTTCCCCGCGCACCCGGTACCGTCCGGACCGCTGGACGCCGCGGGCCTGTCTGGTCGCCGCCTCCGGCGTCACCGTCGCGGCCCTCCTCGTCGCCGCCGCGTCCGCCGACCCGGCGGCCCTGCACCCCGGTGTGGTGCCGCTGACCGCGCCCGCCCTTCCGCTCTGGCCGGCGGCGGCCGTCCTGATCGGCCTGCTGCCCGCGTTCGTGTCCGAGGAGCCGTCGTGA
- a CDS encoding DUF4231 domain-containing protein has product MSASAPAGRARRRARGCGHEVGDTLCGWGGRLHGFRQPLWGEPRRSWPQRRALRAGPLTARLTISLRGHDHSPQSRSADLCMFSDERPQHGTGSANLTTRELKEREVPVTTPLVDDDFPGVYQSADRISKSAQKSHLRWTRGRLQLAVLAAAAGIFSVSSKDGTWPEKAATGVALASFTVALLLEIHLLRNKPEDRWYHGRALAESAKTLAWRYMTGAAPFPSDLRMNEARDILYARIQDLVTESLQFLPGISIGTTQLTPRMEQIREQGTEVRKQLYLELRVKDQEVWYTTKANLNERNGRKWRSLLISFEALGAAASISILLDMTVVDIGAAIAAAIAAAGAWLELKQYDNLASAYSLTAIELAFVRAAGENTSASDEAAWSKYVLSAEQAISREHTMWLARRVGMRAIRRNFE; this is encoded by the coding sequence ATGTCTGCCTCCGCCCCGGCTGGCCGCGCCCGGCGGCGCGCTCGCGGCTGCGGGCATGAAGTGGGAGACACCCTGTGTGGCTGGGGCGGTCGGCTCCACGGCTTTAGGCAGCCACTTTGGGGGGAGCCTCGAAGATCATGGCCCCAACGTCGTGCTTTACGGGCAGGTCCACTGACTGCCCGACTCACCATCAGCTTACGGGGCCATGATCACTCCCCTCAAAGCCGCTCCGCCGACCTTTGCATGTTCAGTGACGAGAGGCCCCAGCACGGCACAGGAAGCGCTAATCTAACAACCCGCGAACTCAAAGAACGAGAGGTGCCGGTGACTACGCCACTGGTTGACGATGACTTCCCCGGGGTATATCAGTCAGCCGATAGAATTTCTAAAAGTGCCCAAAAGAGTCACTTGAGGTGGACGCGCGGTCGTCTACAACTTGCAGTACTAGCAGCAGCGGCTGGCATTTTTTCGGTGAGCAGCAAGGACGGCACATGGCCTGAGAAGGCAGCGACTGGTGTCGCCCTGGCTTCATTTACGGTAGCACTCCTGCTGGAAATCCATTTGCTGCGTAATAAGCCAGAGGATCGCTGGTATCACGGTAGAGCTTTGGCGGAATCGGCGAAAACATTGGCGTGGCGCTACATGACGGGCGCAGCCCCTTTCCCCTCCGACCTTCGCATGAATGAAGCTCGTGACATTCTATACGCCCGCATCCAGGACCTGGTGACAGAATCATTGCAGTTCCTGCCGGGAATTTCGATCGGCACGACACAGCTAACCCCAAGGATGGAGCAAATAAGAGAGCAGGGAACTGAAGTCAGGAAGCAACTTTATCTCGAACTGCGAGTCAAGGATCAAGAAGTCTGGTATACGACCAAAGCCAATCTCAACGAGCGAAATGGGCGCAAATGGAGATCTCTGCTGATCTCTTTCGAAGCTCTAGGCGCGGCCGCAAGTATTTCCATTCTCCTCGACATGACGGTAGTTGACATCGGAGCCGCCATCGCTGCGGCCATCGCGGCAGCAGGAGCATGGCTGGAGCTGAAACAGTACGACAACCTCGCCTCAGCGTATTCGCTAACGGCTATCGAGCTTGCCTTCGTGAGAGCCGCAGGAGAAAATACAAGCGCATCAGACGAGGCGGCATGGTCAAAATATGTCCTATCCGCAGAGCAAGCCATCAGTAGGGAGCACACCATGTGGCTCGCCCGCAGAGTGGGAATGCGTGCAATTAGGAGGAATTTCGAATGA